In Deinococcus proteolyticus MRP, a single genomic region encodes these proteins:
- the rpsC gene encoding 30S ribosomal protein S3, which yields MGNKINPNGFRLGVTRGWNSRWYAGKKNYSQMLREDEKIRQLVHKELQAAGIARIEIERAGQQINVIISAAKPGIVIGKGGESIKAIRQSIENMVEAGTVAVNVAEIPNPNTSAPLVALRIAEQIERRFAFRRAMKQAAQRVMESGARGCKVILSGRLGGAEQARTEKVLEGRVPLHTLRADIDYGTATASTTYGQLGIKVLVFNGEVIGGRTEGTQSRSARPANNEEGGERRNRGERPAGGRRRPTARRRQGGPNAAS from the coding sequence ATGGGTAACAAAATCAACCCCAACGGCTTCCGCCTCGGCGTGACCCGTGGCTGGAACAGCCGCTGGTATGCCGGCAAGAAGAACTACAGCCAGATGCTGCGCGAAGACGAGAAGATCCGTCAGCTGGTCCACAAGGAGCTGCAGGCTGCCGGTATCGCCCGCATCGAAATCGAGCGCGCCGGCCAGCAGATCAACGTGATCATCAGTGCGGCCAAGCCCGGTATCGTGATCGGTAAGGGCGGCGAGAGCATCAAGGCCATTCGCCAGAGCATCGAGAACATGGTGGAGGCCGGCACCGTGGCTGTGAACGTTGCGGAAATCCCCAACCCCAACACCAGCGCTCCTCTGGTCGCTCTGCGTATTGCCGAGCAGATCGAACGTCGTTTCGCGTTCCGCCGTGCCATGAAGCAGGCGGCTCAGCGCGTGATGGAGTCGGGTGCCCGTGGCTGCAAGGTGATTCTGTCGGGTCGCCTGGGCGGCGCCGAGCAGGCCCGCACCGAGAAGGTGCTGGAAGGCCGCGTGCCCCTGCACACCCTGCGCGCCGATATCGACTACGGCACCGCTACGGCCAGCACCACCTATGGACAGCTGGGCATCAAGGTGCTGGTGTTCAACGGTGAAGTGATTGGTGGACGTACCGAGGGTACCCAGTCCCGCAGCGCCCGCCCTGCCAACAACGAAGAAGGTGGCGAACGCCGTAACCGTGGTGAGCGTCCTGCCGGCGGCCGCCGCCGCCCCACCGCCCGCCGCCGTCAAGGAGGACCCAATGCTGCTTCCTAA
- the rplP gene encoding 50S ribosomal protein L16 has translation MLLPKRTKYRKQFRGRMRGEAKGGDYVAFGDYGMVAMEPGWIRSNHIEACRIVMSRHFRRGGKIYIRIFPDKPVTKKPLEVRMGKGKGAVEFWVAVVKPGRVMFEVAGVTEVQAKEAFRLAGHKLPIKTKMVKREVYDEAQ, from the coding sequence ATGCTGCTTCCTAAGCGCACCAAATACCGTAAGCAGTTCCGTGGCCGTATGCGCGGTGAAGCCAAAGGCGGCGATTACGTGGCCTTCGGTGACTATGGCATGGTGGCCATGGAGCCCGGCTGGATTCGTTCCAACCACATTGAAGCCTGCCGTATCGTGATGAGCCGTCACTTCCGCCGCGGCGGTAAGATCTACATCCGTATTTTCCCCGACAAGCCTGTGACCAAAAAGCCCCTGGAAGTGCGAATGGGTAAGGGTAAGGGCGCCGTGGAATTCTGGGTGGCTGTGGTCAAGCCTGGCCGCGTGATGTTTGAAGTGGCCGGCGTGACTGAAGTGCAGGCCAAAGAAGCGTTCCGCCTGGCCGGTCACAAGTTGCCCATCAAGACCAAGATGGTCAAGCGTGAGGTATACGATGAAGCCCAGTGA
- the rpmC gene encoding 50S ribosomal protein L29: MKPSDMRELALTDFDQEIENRKKELMELRFQASMGNLPQPHRVSQLRREVAQLNTIRSERQRKEGQQ, from the coding sequence ATGAAGCCCAGTGATATGCGTGAATTGGCGCTGACCGACTTCGATCAGGAAATCGAAAACCGCAAAAAGGAACTGATGGAGCTGCGCTTCCAGGCTTCGATGGGCAACCTGCCCCAGCCCCACCGCGTGAGCCAGCTGCGCCGTGAAGTGGCCCAGCTGAACACCATCCGCAGCGAGCGGCAGCGCAAGGAAGGTCAGCAATGA
- the rpsQ gene encoding 30S ribosomal protein S17, translating into MRKTFQGTVVSDKADKTVSVKVERRFAHPLYGKVVTRSKKYAAHDEQNEYRIGDRVEIIAVRPISKNKTWKVTRLIERPRGMETTVAETEVATEEAGGEA; encoded by the coding sequence CTGAGAAAGACCTTCCAGGGCACCGTGGTCAGCGATAAGGCTGACAAGACGGTGAGTGTGAAAGTGGAGCGCCGCTTCGCCCACCCTCTGTACGGCAAGGTCGTGACCCGCAGCAAAAAGTACGCTGCCCACGACGAGCAGAACGAATACCGCATCGGTGACCGTGTGGAAATCATCGCGGTGCGTCCTATCAGCAAGAACAAGACCTGGAAGGTCACCCGTCTGATTGAGCGTCCCCGTGGCATGGAAACCACTGTGGCCGAAACCGAAGTCGCCACTGAAGAAGCTGGAGGCGAAGCATGA
- the rplN gene encoding 50S ribosomal protein L14: protein MIQVQTRLDVADNSGARELMCIRVLNSGIGGKGLTTGGGGNKRYAQVGDIIVASVKDAAPRGAVKAGDVVKAVVVRTSHAIKRADGSTIRFDRNAAVVINQNGEPRGTRVFGPVARELRDRRFMKIVSLAPEVL from the coding sequence ATGATTCAGGTTCAAACCCGTCTCGACGTGGCCGACAACAGCGGCGCCCGTGAACTGATGTGCATCCGTGTGCTCAACTCGGGCATCGGCGGCAAGGGCCTGACCACCGGTGGTGGCGGCAACAAGCGTTATGCCCAGGTCGGTGACATCATCGTAGCCAGCGTGAAGGACGCCGCTCCCCGCGGCGCCGTGAAAGCCGGCGACGTGGTCAAGGCTGTGGTCGTGCGGACCAGCCACGCCATCAAGCGTGCTGACGGCAGCACCATCCGCTTCGACCGCAACGCCGCCGTGGTGATCAACCAGAACGGTGAGCCCCGCGGCACCCGTGTCTTCGGCCCGGTGGCCCGCGAGCTGCGCGACCGCCGTTTCATGAAGATCGTTTCCCTGGCTCCGGAGGTGCTGTAA
- the rplX gene encoding 50S ribosomal protein L24, translated as MARKAAGEHHSNKLHVRKGDTVVVLSGKHKGATGKVLETSPRDHKVLVEGVNTVIKHVKPSFANPEGGRVEKEIALHASKVALVDPETGKATRVRKQIVDGRKVRVAAASGKVID; from the coding sequence ATGGCCCGTAAAGCAGCAGGCGAACACCACAGCAACAAGCTGCACGTCCGCAAGGGCGACACCGTGGTGGTTCTGAGCGGTAAGCACAAGGGCGCGACCGGCAAAGTGCTGGAAACCTCCCCCCGCGACCATAAGGTCTTGGTCGAGGGTGTGAACACCGTCATCAAGCATGTCAAGCCCAGCTTCGCCAACCCTGAAGGCGGCCGCGTCGAGAAGGAAATTGCCCTGCACGCCTCCAAGGTGGCGCTGGTCGATCCTGAAACCGGCAAGGCCACCCGCGTGCGCAAGCAGATCGTTGATGGCCGCAAGGTCCGCGTCGCTGCGGCCAGCGGCAAAGTCATCGACTAA
- the rplE gene encoding 50S ribosomal protein L5, whose product MLQLKEKYQSEVRPALVEQFSYSSVMAAPRIEKIVINEGLGSAARDDSKAIDKAAKELALITLQKPVITKAKKSISNFKLRQGMPIGVKVTLRGDRMWVFLDKLINVGLPRIRDFRGINPNAFDGRGNYNLGIKEQLIFPEITYDMVDRTRGMDITIVTTAKTDEEARALLQGLGLPFRR is encoded by the coding sequence ATGTTGCAACTCAAAGAAAAGTACCAGAGCGAGGTGCGCCCTGCGCTGGTCGAGCAGTTCAGCTACTCCAGCGTGATGGCTGCGCCCCGCATCGAGAAGATCGTGATCAACGAAGGTCTCGGCTCCGCTGCGCGTGATGACTCCAAGGCCATTGACAAGGCGGCCAAGGAACTGGCCCTGATCACTCTGCAAAAGCCGGTGATCACCAAGGCCAAGAAGAGCATCTCCAACTTCAAGCTGCGCCAGGGCATGCCCATCGGCGTGAAGGTGACGCTGCGCGGTGACCGCATGTGGGTGTTCCTGGACAAGCTGATTAACGTGGGCCTGCCCCGTATCCGCGACTTCCGGGGAATCAACCCTAACGCCTTCGATGGCCGCGGTAACTACAACCTGGGCATCAAAGAGCAGCTGATCTTCCCGGAGATCACGTATGACATGGTGGACCGTACCCGTGGTATGGATATCACCATCGTGACCACTGCTAAGACGGATGAAGAAGCCCGCGCTCTGCTGCAGGGCCTGGGCTTGCCCTTCCGCCGTTGA
- the rpsN gene encoding 30S ribosomal protein S14, producing the protein MAKKSKIAKQKQREQKVAKYAAKRAEMKAAGDYYGLSQLPRDASPTRLHNRCEFTGRPRGYIRHFGVSRIVMREMAHRGELPGVRKASW; encoded by the coding sequence ATGGCTAAAAAGAGCAAGATCGCCAAGCAGAAGCAGCGCGAGCAGAAGGTAGCCAAGTACGCCGCCAAGCGCGCTGAAATGAAGGCTGCCGGCGATTACTACGGCCTGAGCCAGCTGCCCCGTGACGCCAGCCCCACCCGTTTGCATAACCGCTGCGAGTTCACCGGCCGCCCCCGTGGCTACATCCGTCACTTCGGCGTGAGCCGCATTGTGATGCGTGAAATGGCCCACCGCGGCGAGCTGCCCGGCGTGCGCAAAGCCAGCTGGTAA
- the rpsH gene encoding 30S ribosomal protein S8: MVSDPIADMLTRIRNATRGYKESVDVPASKFKEQLAKLLVKEGYIASVERMRPEGQQFDVLRLGLKYGERREQVIKHIERVSRPGRRAYLSADRLPRVRNGMGLAVVSTSKGLLPDREARKEGVGGEVICVIW, translated from the coding sequence ATGGTTAGTGATCCTATTGCTGACATGCTGACGCGCATCCGTAACGCGACCCGCGGATACAAGGAGAGCGTGGATGTGCCGGCGTCGAAGTTCAAAGAACAGCTGGCGAAGCTGCTGGTCAAAGAAGGCTACATCGCCTCGGTGGAGCGTATGCGTCCCGAAGGCCAGCAGTTTGACGTGCTGCGTCTGGGCCTGAAGTACGGCGAACGCCGTGAGCAGGTTATCAAGCATATCGAGCGTGTGAGCCGTCCTGGCCGCCGCGCCTACCTGAGCGCCGACCGTCTGCCCCGTGTCCGTAACGGCATGGGCCTGGCTGTGGTGTCGACCAGCAAAGGTCTGCTGCCTGACCGCGAAGCCCGCAAGGAAGGCGTGGGCGGCGAAGTCATCTGCGTGATCTGGTAA
- the rplF gene encoding 50S ribosomal protein L6, translating to MSRIGKQPITVPSGVTVSAENGVFKAKGPKGELTVPYHQGLSVKQDGDQLVIERSNDKPEQRAQHGLARSLIANAVQGVSEGYTINLELRGVGFRAKLAGKALELTIGYSHPVVIDPPEGVSFAVPEPTKIDVSGIDKQLVGQVAANVRRVRKPDAYHGKGVRFLGEHIPLKPGKAGAK from the coding sequence ATGTCCCGTATTGGTAAACAACCTATTACCGTGCCCAGTGGGGTCACGGTCAGCGCCGAGAATGGCGTTTTCAAAGCCAAGGGGCCCAAGGGCGAACTGACGGTTCCCTATCACCAGGGTCTCAGTGTCAAGCAGGATGGCGACCAGCTGGTGATCGAACGCAGCAACGACAAGCCTGAGCAGCGCGCCCAGCATGGTCTGGCCCGCAGCCTGATCGCCAACGCGGTGCAGGGTGTGAGCGAAGGCTACACGATCAACCTTGAACTGCGTGGCGTGGGTTTCCGTGCCAAGCTGGCCGGCAAGGCGCTGGAACTGACCATCGGTTATAGCCACCCGGTCGTGATTGATCCCCCCGAAGGTGTGTCCTTCGCGGTGCCCGAGCCCACCAAGATTGATGTGAGCGGTATCGACAAGCAGCTGGTCGGTCAGGTGGCCGCCAACGTGCGCCGCGTCCGCAAGCCCGACGCCTACCACGGCAAGGGTGTGCGTTTCCTCGGCGAACATATTCCCCTCAAACCCGGTAAGGCTGGAGCGAAATAA
- the rplR gene encoding 50S ribosomal protein L18 — protein sequence MSNTSATRRKLRARRKVRTAMGERPRLSIYRSSKHIYAQIIDDKSGTTLAAASTGALKEAAAGSKTDRAAAVGKALAEAAAAKGVKQVAFDRGQYRYHGRVKALADAAREGGLDF from the coding sequence ATGAGCAATACTTCTGCAACCCGCCGCAAGCTGCGCGCTCGCCGCAAGGTGCGCACCGCCATGGGCGAACGTCCCCGCCTGAGCATCTACCGCTCGAGCAAGCACATCTACGCCCAGATCATCGACGACAAGAGCGGCACCACGCTGGCCGCCGCCTCGACCGGTGCTCTGAAAGAAGCTGCCGCTGGTAGCAAGACCGACCGCGCCGCAGCAGTCGGCAAGGCGCTGGCTGAGGCCGCCGCTGCCAAGGGCGTCAAACAAGTCGCATTCGACCGTGGTCAGTACCGCTACCACGGACGCGTCAAAGCGCTGGCAGATGCCGCGCGGGAGGGTGGCCTTGACTTTTAA
- the rpsE gene encoding 30S ribosomal protein S5, which produces MTFNRRNDRQDSEFEEKMLFVNRTSKTYQGGRRFRFAALVILGDRNGRVGMGIGKAKEVPVAIEKAKTVARKNMITVPVDGGTIPHDIVGEGTTSRVLLKRAAPGTGVIAGTVPRSIAELAGITDMLSKELGSRNQINVAYAVFDGLQKLRTPQQVRELLEGEGVSPLTGGSL; this is translated from the coding sequence TTGACTTTTAATCGTCGCAACGACCGTCAGGACAGCGAATTCGAAGAGAAGATGCTGTTCGTCAACCGCACCTCGAAGACCTACCAGGGCGGCCGCCGCTTCCGTTTCGCCGCGCTGGTCATTCTGGGCGACCGCAACGGCCGCGTGGGTATGGGTATCGGTAAGGCCAAGGAAGTGCCCGTGGCCATTGAGAAGGCCAAGACCGTGGCCCGTAAGAACATGATTACCGTTCCTGTGGACGGTGGCACCATTCCCCATGACATCGTGGGCGAAGGCACCACCAGCCGTGTGCTGCTCAAGCGTGCCGCTCCCGGTACCGGCGTTATTGCGGGCACCGTGCCCCGCTCCATCGCTGAACTGGCCGGCATCACCGACATGCTCAGCAAGGAGCTGGGTAGCCGTAACCAAATCAACGTGGCCTACGCCGTGTTTGATGGTCTGCAAAAGCTCCGCACGCCGCAGCAGGTCCGTGAACTGCTGGAAGGTGAAGGCGTGTCGCCCCTGACTGGAGGCTCGCTGTGA
- the rpmD gene encoding 50S ribosomal protein L30: MKITLKRSVIGRPQEQRDTVKALGLSKIGQSREVQDTPAIRGMIRKVEHLLEVQQ, from the coding sequence GTGAAAATTACCCTGAAGCGCAGCGTGATTGGCCGCCCGCAAGAGCAGCGGGACACGGTCAAGGCGCTGGGCCTGAGCAAAATTGGTCAGTCCCGTGAAGTGCAGGACACCCCTGCCATTCGCGGCATGATTCGCAAGGTCGAACATCTGCTGGAGGTTCAGCAATGA
- the rplO gene encoding 50S ribosomal protein L15 has product MKLHDLQPAPGSRRNRKRVGRGPGGTDKTAGRGHKGQKSRSGAGKGLFFEGGRSTLISRLPKRGFNNVGTTYEVVNLSQLSALEGGSFDRAALEQAGLVRRKNRPVKLLGSGELSRAVTVRVDAASASAVRAVEAAGGRVELTQAQAGETEKAE; this is encoded by the coding sequence ATGAAACTGCATGACCTGCAGCCCGCTCCCGGTTCGCGCCGCAACCGCAAGCGCGTGGGCCGTGGTCCCGGCGGCACCGACAAGACGGCCGGCCGTGGTCACAAGGGTCAGAAGAGCCGCAGTGGCGCTGGCAAGGGCCTGTTCTTCGAAGGCGGCCGCAGCACCCTGATCAGCCGTCTGCCCAAGCGTGGCTTTAACAACGTGGGCACCACTTATGAAGTGGTGAACCTCAGCCAGCTGAGCGCGCTGGAAGGCGGCAGCTTTGACCGCGCCGCTCTGGAGCAGGCCGGTCTGGTGCGCCGCAAGAACCGTCCCGTCAAGCTGCTGGGCAGCGGCGAACTGAGCCGTGCGGTCACCGTCCGTGTGGACGCTGCCAGTGCTTCGGCAGTCCGCGCTGTAGAAGCGGCTGGTGGCCGGGTTGAACTGACCCAGGCCCAGGCCGGCGAGACGGAGAAGGCCGAGTAA
- the secY gene encoding preprotein translocase subunit SecY yields the protein MLRAFREAFQTPELLRKIIFTLLLLAVYRLGSAIPTPGVNVAALQNATNNDLFGLLSFISGGNLTQFSIFALGVLPYITASIVIQLLTKTVPQLEKLSKEGEEGRKRINQLTRYAAVGLGAFQALFFSLFITSNPTFIAVGWDPGLFTVLVMVLTQIAGVALTMWIGERITDVGIGNGISLIIVSGIIGVYPGEIAATAELFRSGQLTLLPLLAFIGIIILTIVGIVYVYQAERRVPITYARARGGAAGTGRRAGQATWLPIKVNQAGVIPVIFASAMLIIPNLIATATAERAPQVNEFIQTYLTFGTPWYMALEALLIFGFTFLYNSVQFDPKRISEQLRESGAFIPGVRPGVPTAQFLGNISARLSLWGAAFLVVLTLMPQLVQSLTGITTFMFSGTGLLIIAGVALETLKQLEAQLTVRRYDGFIRKGRLRDRTT from the coding sequence ATGCTCCGCGCCTTCCGCGAAGCCTTCCAGACTCCGGAGCTGCTGCGGAAGATTATCTTTACGCTGCTCCTCCTAGCGGTCTACCGCCTGGGGAGCGCCATTCCCACGCCGGGGGTCAATGTGGCGGCGCTGCAAAACGCCACCAACAATGACCTCTTCGGCCTGCTGAGCTTTATCTCGGGCGGCAACCTGACGCAGTTTTCCATCTTTGCGCTGGGGGTGCTGCCCTACATTACGGCCAGCATCGTGATTCAGCTGCTGACCAAGACGGTGCCGCAGCTGGAAAAGCTCAGTAAGGAAGGCGAGGAAGGGCGCAAACGTATCAACCAGCTCACCCGCTACGCTGCGGTGGGTCTGGGGGCGTTTCAGGCACTTTTCTTTTCTCTGTTTATCACCAGCAACCCCACCTTCATCGCAGTGGGCTGGGATCCGGGGCTGTTCACCGTTTTGGTGATGGTCCTGACTCAGATTGCGGGTGTGGCGCTCACCATGTGGATTGGTGAACGTATCACCGATGTGGGTATCGGCAACGGTATCAGCCTGATCATCGTGAGCGGAATTATCGGTGTGTATCCAGGCGAAATCGCCGCAACTGCCGAACTGTTCCGCAGCGGTCAGCTGACGCTACTGCCCCTGCTGGCCTTTATCGGCATCATCATCCTGACCATCGTGGGCATCGTGTACGTGTACCAGGCCGAACGCCGCGTACCCATCACCTATGCCCGCGCCCGGGGCGGCGCTGCCGGAACAGGCCGCCGCGCTGGACAGGCCACCTGGCTGCCTATCAAGGTGAACCAAGCAGGAGTGATTCCGGTCATTTTCGCTTCGGCGATGCTGATTATCCCTAACCTGATTGCAACGGCCACTGCCGAGCGGGCGCCGCAGGTCAACGAGTTCATCCAGACTTACTTGACCTTCGGCACTCCCTGGTACATGGCACTGGAAGCTCTGCTGATTTTCGGCTTTACCTTCCTGTACAACTCGGTGCAATTTGATCCCAAACGGATCAGTGAGCAGCTGCGCGAGTCGGGGGCCTTTATTCCTGGGGTTCGCCCTGGGGTTCCTACCGCCCAGTTCCTGGGAAACATCAGCGCGCGGCTGAGTCTGTGGGGAGCGGCCTTTCTGGTCGTGCTGACCCTGATGCCTCAGCTGGTGCAGAGCCTGACCGGCATCACCACATTCATGTTCAGCGGCACCGGTCTGCTGATTATCGCGGGTGTGGCGCTGGAAACCCTCAAGCAGCTGGAAGCCCAGCTGACGGTGCGCCGCTACGACGGATTTATCCGCAAAGGCCGTCTGCGCGACCGCACGACCTGA
- a CDS encoding adenylate kinase, which translates to MTQATNQVVIFLGPPGAGKGTQAERLAAAYGLTKVSTGDILRDHVARETALGQQVAPILAAGQLVPDDILVALIRDRICTMEPVRIIFDGFPRTQAQANALDLLLEELGAPVSAAVLLEVPDEELIGRIVERGRQAAAAGEPVRSDDTEEVARRRQEVYRQETAPLIEHYQRTGRLTEVDGTGTMDEVYARIEQVISTAR; encoded by the coding sequence ATGACTCAAGCAACGAATCAGGTTGTTATTTTTCTGGGCCCTCCCGGTGCAGGTAAGGGCACGCAGGCAGAGCGGCTGGCCGCCGCTTACGGGCTGACCAAGGTCAGTACCGGCGATATCCTGCGCGACCATGTGGCCCGCGAAACGGCACTGGGCCAGCAGGTGGCTCCCATCCTGGCAGCCGGACAGCTGGTGCCCGACGATATTCTGGTGGCCCTGATCCGTGACCGCATCTGCACCATGGAGCCGGTGCGGATTATCTTTGACGGCTTTCCCCGTACACAGGCGCAGGCCAATGCCCTGGACCTCCTGCTGGAAGAACTGGGTGCCCCGGTCAGTGCTGCGGTTCTGCTGGAAGTCCCCGATGAGGAGTTGATCGGGCGTATTGTGGAGCGTGGCCGCCAGGCCGCCGCCGCCGGTGAGCCGGTACGCAGCGATGATACCGAGGAAGTGGCCCGCCGCCGTCAGGAAGTGTACCGCCAGGAAACGGCCCCCCTGATCGAGCACTACCAGCGCACGGGCCGCCTGACCGAGGTGGACGGCACCGGCACCATGGACGAGGTGTATGCGCGAATTGAGCAGGTCATCTCTACAGCCCGGTAA
- the infA gene encoding translation initiation factor IF-1 — protein sequence MPEQNEKRKKEDSDVVRAEGVVEEALPNTTFKVKLDTGHEILAYISGKMRIHYIRILPGDRVVLEISPYDTTRGRIVYRK from the coding sequence ATGCCGGAACAAAACGAGAAGCGTAAGAAGGAAGACTCGGATGTCGTACGCGCCGAGGGCGTGGTAGAGGAGGCTTTGCCCAACACCACGTTCAAGGTGAAGCTTGACACGGGTCATGAAATCCTGGCTTACATCAGCGGCAAGATGAGGATTCACTACATCCGTATTTTGCCCGGCGACCGGGTTGTTCTGGAAATCAGCCCCTACGATACGACGCGCGGACGCATCGTCTACCGTAAGTAA
- the rpmJ gene encoding 50S ribosomal protein L36: MKVRSSVKKMCDNCRVIRRHGRVFVICTNVKHKQRQG; the protein is encoded by the coding sequence ATGAAAGTGCGCAGTAGTGTCAAAAAAATGTGTGACAACTGCCGAGTCATCCGCCGTCACGGCCGGGTGTTCGTCATTTGCACCAACGTCAAGCATAAGCAAAGGCAGGGCTGA
- the rpsM gene encoding 30S ribosomal protein S13 has translation MARIAGVDLPREKRVEIGLTYIYGIGLTRSREILERTGINADTRIKDLSEAEQSTLRDAIEKTYKVEGDLRSEVGQNIKRLMDIGAYRGLRHRRGLPVRGQKTKTNARTRKGPKKTVAGKKKAAR, from the coding sequence ATGGCGCGTATTGCTGGTGTAGACCTGCCACGCGAAAAGCGTGTTGAAATCGGCCTGACCTACATTTACGGTATTGGCCTGACCCGCAGCCGCGAGATTCTGGAGCGTACCGGGATCAATGCCGATACCCGGATCAAGGATCTGAGCGAAGCCGAACAGTCCACCCTGCGTGATGCCATCGAAAAGACCTACAAGGTCGAAGGCGATCTGCGCAGTGAAGTGGGCCAGAACATCAAGCGTCTGATGGACATCGGCGCCTACCGCGGTCTGCGTCACCGCCGTGGTCTGCCGGTCCGTGGTCAGAAGACCAAGACCAACGCCCGTACCCGCAAAGGTCCCAAGAAGACCGTTGCAGGCAAGAAAAAGGCAGCGAGGTAA
- the rpsK gene encoding 30S ribosomal protein S11, with the protein MAKTTKGRAPRRSRRSIAAGRAYVHASYNNTIVTITDQDGNSVAWSSGGTIGYKGSKKGTPYAAQLAAADAVKKAQQSFGMNSVDVIVRGSGSGREQAIRAIQASGIEVRSIMDDTPVPHNGCRPKKKFRA; encoded by the coding sequence ATGGCGAAGACCACCAAAGGCAGAGCGCCCCGCCGCAGCCGCCGCAGCATTGCCGCCGGCCGCGCCTACGTGCATGCCAGCTACAACAACACCATCGTCACCATCACCGACCAGGACGGCAACTCCGTGGCTTGGTCGAGCGGCGGCACCATCGGCTACAAAGGCAGCAAGAAGGGTACCCCCTACGCTGCTCAGCTGGCCGCTGCCGACGCCGTGAAAAAGGCCCAGCAGTCGTTCGGCATGAACTCGGTGGACGTGATTGTGCGTGGTTCCGGCTCCGGCCGTGAGCAGGCCATTCGCGCCATTCAGGCCAGTGGTATCGAAGTGCGCTCCATCATGGACGACACTCCCGTGCCCCACAACGGCTGCCGCCCCAAGAAGAAGTTCCGCGCCTAA
- the rpsD gene encoding 30S ribosomal protein S4, translated as MGRFSGSIVKQSRREGINLAETEKVQKYLDRRPYAPGQHGQRRGRGRPSDYSVRLREKQKLSRLYGMNEKQFRNLFEEATRQPGVLGTVFLQLLERRLDNVVFRMGFASTRRQARQFVGHGHILVNGKKVDIASYRVKIGDEITVAEKSRSMGFVQENMEAMKRRRPSPWLEVNAETFTGTFNRLPAREDLALPINENFIIEYYSR; from the coding sequence ATGGGTCGTTTTAGTGGTTCTATCGTCAAGCAAAGCCGCCGTGAAGGAATCAACCTGGCGGAAACCGAAAAGGTGCAGAAGTATCTGGACCGCCGTCCCTACGCACCTGGCCAGCACGGCCAGCGCCGTGGCCGCGGCCGCCCGAGCGACTACTCGGTGCGTCTGCGTGAAAAGCAGAAGCTGTCCCGCCTGTACGGCATGAACGAGAAGCAGTTCCGCAACCTGTTCGAGGAAGCCACCCGTCAGCCTGGCGTGCTGGGCACCGTGTTCCTGCAGCTGCTGGAGCGCCGCCTTGACAACGTCGTCTTCCGCATGGGCTTTGCCAGCACCCGCCGCCAGGCCCGTCAGTTCGTGGGTCACGGTCATATTCTGGTCAACGGCAAGAAGGTGGATATCGCTTCTTACCGCGTCAAGATCGGTGACGAGATCACCGTGGCGGAGAAGAGCCGTTCGATGGGCTTCGTGCAGGAGAATATGGAAGCCATGAAGCGCCGCCGTCCCAGCCCCTGGCTGGAAGTGAATGCCGAGACCTTCACCGGTACCTTCAACCGTCTGCCCGCCCGCGAAGACCTGGCCCTGCCGATCAACGAAAACTTCATCATCGAGTACTACTCGCGCTAA